Part of the Panicum virgatum strain AP13 chromosome 4N, P.virgatum_v5, whole genome shotgun sequence genome is shown below.
gcatcacctatttcgttctcagttgcgtatgtgtatgaattgctaagttatacttttcatattcatctaTTTTACTAACGatttttatttctatccaaaatatctaaaaccacatctaatgccGCACTGACGTTCAAGGTTTAACTTGcggggaggaggagcctgctgcccccctgccgggcggctgcctgccctaccgccccgccaccgggcgGCGGGCTCCCGCCAGGGGCCTCCGCACAAAAAAatgtttatttacatataggtccctgccgcccctcgccggacggtaggggtataaaactgtaaattgtgaaaccgaaaatatatttatgtaaaaatcgtgtttaaaaaatataaaaataaaaaagccgctGGATGGTCGAAGGGTGTTGCACTGTACATTCCACTGCTATGGTGCACATACCACTGCTGTAGGAGTGTAGAGGTTGCCATTCTGAGATGCTACGCAATTCGCAAACCCAACCCGCCCCGGCCCAAAAAGAATAGCAGCCCATACGCAGCATAGCCCATACGGCCTCGTTCGTCGTCGCTAGTTTCTGGGGAATGTCATGTTGTGTAGAAACAAAGCTGAACAACCACTGATGGAATGGCTAAATGCTGTCGAAGCTGTGTTACCGGAACTGAATTTTGGCCTCGTTCGGGAAGAGGTGGATTAGTCGGCAAATATTGGGACTCACAGGTGTGACTGGGAGTCAGATGATCACACCTGGCGGAATAATCGTTTTATGCTGGAGCAATTTTTTTGTTGATGATGCAATTGTTCCATCAATACAAAAATTATTCCACGTTCAAAAAATAATATtccaaaatttttatatttacTGCAAACTGATATATTTGGGCCAACTTGACTTCTTACTTTCAGCccatttaaaaataaaacaagccACTATATGCTTCTGTGACTGATCCACTCAGGGTCACACGACACTCACGTGAGACCAAGTAGCGCCCGATTAGTCCCAACCTGAATGCTTCAAGGCTAAGGATCAAACGAAACAAATTGGGTCACTTAATCCGACTGGATAGATCCACATGATCGGAGGCCTTTTTCCTTCTGAGCTATGGGAGGGGAGAAATGGATGTTCCATGCCTGTTTTCCTTTCGGGTCGGCCCAAAGCGAACAACAATTCCAGGTCAGAACTGATCTCAAACCAGGTTGGACAAATCTAGCTGAAATGGCACCCGGCATGGGCCATTCCGGGGAAATCGAACGGGTCTTAAGTTGTTTCCTTCAATCATGAACCGAGCTAAGCCAACTCGTTACCTGCACATACTATCCAACATGTTCAACTGCTATCAATACGACTCTTTTTTCATGACCGTTCCTTAGCACAATTTCCATTAAAAGTGGGAAGAAAAGAGATCAGTACAATCCGGAGCTAAGGAGAGAGATCCAAAGCTCAAAAGACCCAACAAAAAACCACTTTTGTATTCCGGAGCTATGAATACGATTCACGAGGTACATTTGTATCCGGCAAGCAGATGCACGGCTCTACTGTACGTACATTTGTACCGCATCGTgtggtggtgctggtgctggagcaCAGCTCAAATCAATGGACCTGAATCTCCGGTGGGCCCGAGCGACCAATGCTGCGTGCCATTTATGGCAATGCCAAGGCGAGGCGAATGATTCCACCTCTGAAAAGCACGCTGAGATTTGGGACTACTATGGCCGCGTTTAGATCGCGAAAAACTTTGGGTTACGACACTGTAGCAtgtttcgtttttatttgataattaatgtccaatcatggattaattaacgtcgttagattcatctcatggtaatcagtcagactgtgtaattagttatttttttaactacatttaatacttcatgcatgtgttgaaaaattcgatgtgacggaaaagTTTGGGaactttttgggaactaaacgcggcctATACTGATGAAGTTTTGCTGATTCTTCAGAACTCAGAAACATGACGACGCCAGGTTTATTCTAATAAGCTTCTTCCTCTTTTCTGAACTTGGAAGGTTTATAATCAAGCTCTGTCTCTCATGAAGGCACGGCTGCGCGCCTGTACGTGGACTGCGCATGCACGCCATGATCAGCGACGAACGCAGCGTGTGGTATTTCTTGTCAGTTCCTCGGAGACGCTATGACTTGCTGCTGATGCCTGCACGTCTCACCCGCCACGCACCCAGCTCCTCAAAAACATGGAAAGGGAAGAGGATCGAGCTGGAAACAAGGCCGCCAGAAGCACATAAATAAACCTCTCACTTTATTTGAGCCATTGCCAGGCTTTGCGGCTTATTACATGCTGCATCTATCTAGTAGCGGTATAACTGTCGTCAGACAAACGCTAGGGAACGCTAGGGACGGGCCAAGAGAAGCTTTGCCACATCGACATCATCGCACATGAACCCCACAGGAGAAGCGATCATCATGAGACCGGCCAGGGGGGAAGAAGATACAACCGCACGCTGCACTACCATACAGTTCCCCGCACTGTACATGCGTGCCACGACGAAGGAGAGGCTGAAACCAAGGCGTCAGTGCTCAGCGCAGCAGGAGTTAAGTAAGGCATCGCGTCACATTCAGTGGTCAGTCGTCCATCCAAACAAATCATCCTCTTTTACAGTAATACTACTGTGTATACGTAGCTAGTGCAGTGGTATCATTAATTCGGCAATGTGGCTGCTCTTTTATTCCTGCGCTATGAGGACGGACGGTGAAGTAGCTAGAGCCTCAAAGTTAACTCACATTAAGGGGCCATGTTTACATTTGGAGTGCACGATGGAGCTAGCTAGCAGTAGTTCTAGTTCTCCTGCAAACTTGCCTGTTTTTGAACAAGGCGTCCTAAGCTGTCAGTAGCAATCAACGGCATGCGTGGAGCACAGAGCTCATAGCTGCATGTAGTACTGAAGAACTGGCACCTCTATGATTTCAGCGCTGCGCAGGCAGCAGTCGAGTTCCTCGGGGGCATCCCACACCAACCGTACCGCTCCACTGCTGACTCCTCAactgagctgagctgagctaTATGCTCGCGTACATACCCTAGTGAGCCACCAGCCCACCACACTCTGCCTTGTTTAGttggaaatttttttggaattttagtactgtagcactttcgtttgtgtttggtaattattatctgATTATGggttaattagactcaaaagattcgtctcgcaaattacaaacaaactgtgtaattagttattttgtttagctatatttaatacttcatgtatgcgTTCAAAAATTCGATTTGATGAataattttgtaaaattttggaatttcgAATGCAACTAAACAACTGAGCTGAGCTAGCTGCTGAAGACGACGAAGAATGCATCGGGCATGCGCACGCCGGTGGATCGCGCCAGCCATCTTGCTTGGAACATCCCGCTCGTACCCCAGGGCATCCGGGCGTCTCGCGCTGCACCGGTGAGCATGGAAACGGCAGCAGGTCAAacgcgccgcggccggccggacagCATTCCTCCGTGCGCGTCCCGTCGACGTCGACCCGATCCCATACCGCGCCGGCGCCATCCGCGGGAGCGACGGTGTCGCCGCGCGCGGCGACCTCGAGCCCCTCGCGTTGCCGGGCGCGTGCTGGCGCTGCAACCCCTTCCTCATTTATCACGGCCAGCGCGCGCACCTCCTCCGATCCGGCCGGGGCCGCCGGCCGGATCGCAAAGTGAGGGCGACTGGGGGAGTGAAGGCTCATCAATGTGGTTCGGTGGGTGCGGCATGGCGTCGCTCGCCGCGCTGCGCCGAGGGATGGGGCTTTGCTCTTCTGCTGTTTGTGCCTGTCCGGCCTCCTCTTTTTACTCCCGCTCAGCAGTTCATCAGCAAGCTGTACAAAAAATCTGCAGCTTTAGATTTATTAATGGATAAAGTCCGATTTACAACTCTAAACTTTCACGATCATCTCCTTTTTAATCCGGAACTCCTAAATCAGACATCATACACCCTTGAACTAACAAAACCGTGCAAATTACACCCCTAAACCGAATCTACCCCGGTTTTCAGCCACGTCACCCGTCCACGTGGCTCCAGTGGTCACGTCAGTtatctcctctctctttctctcacaGGCAGGTGGGCcaccacctctcctctctcttctcgCTGCCGTCGCGACGGGGTGGAGGCGCGCGCCATGGCCTctgcgagctcgagctccgccgccacggccggcgcgcgcgagccgcgcgagggggagggaggatggAGGTGCGAGCCGCCGCAAGGGAGCCAAGCTCGAGCACGCGGCCCGCCGGGGCCGTCGAGGCCGCTgagctcgccgctcgccgcccgccattgaggtccgccgagctcgccgccagcCGAGGCCCCCATGGGCCGACCGCCGCCATCGGGCCCGCCATGGTtctccgccgcgcgcctccaccCGTCACGGCCGCCGCAGCGGAGCTCCGCGtggcaaggaggcggcggcggcgggccggatcTGGCCGCCACGCCCGACCGTCTCCAGCGCGCGGGCCGGCGAGCTAGCTCCGCCACGCCTGTCCGCCGCCGACACGCGGGCCGGTGGCCCGCGGCCGTCACGCGAGCCGGCTCTTCATCGGCGTCGGCAGGCGACGGCAGGCGGTACTCCCTCCTCCgcaagctcgagctccgccgcctcgcggGCCGCGAGCTCGAGGTCAGCTCTGGTGCGGCGGCTCgcacctccctcctccctcgccctcCCGCGATTCGGGCGTGCCGGGCGCAGCAACTGGCTCGAGCTCTCGCGCGCGCCGGCAGAGCTCGAGCTCAcggaggccatggcgcgcgccgccccctcctcttccCTCTTCCCTCCACGTATTCGGATGACTGGGCAAGTACCGCCACGTCGGATGGTGACGTGGTCCAAAACCGCGCTGGATTGAGCTTAAGGTGGTAATGTGCATCGTTTGGTTAGTTCAAGGGTGTTGGATAACTGGTTTCGTAGTTCGGGGTCCAAAATTAGACGATCATGATAGTTCAGGATCGAAAAACGGACTTTACCTTTTATTAATTTGTAGTACCTGTGCTCAACTGCTCACAACCTCCTTACCATCGAATAAGCAAGTGGCCGTTTTGCCATGCAGCGATGATACTCCCACCGTTTGTACATGAATGATGTGTTGGTTATCAACAAAGTCTACAAATTTACATTTAAATGACAATATTTTGTGTGTGTGAAGGGAGTGTGCATCAATTGTTTCTTGTGGTAAACCTGTTTATGCTGTCTTGAGATTCCCGATCTCTTTGATGAGCTCATAATCCATAAGGGAGGGTGTTTGCGCATGTATCCATATAAGCGCGTGTGTATATGTATGTGTGTAGATGAGCGCCTGAGTTCGTatttatttgaaaaataataACTTTTGTACGAAAATTGTAAACAAATAACTATAGAGTTATTATAGTAGAAATGTATTTTTCATGATAAATCTAGCAATATAGGGCCCTTAATTCCTTGTGACAAATCTCAAATAGTCCCCCTAGTACTTAAAATACAATTTCCATTTACAAATAGTCCatctgtttttatttacatattgtATTAGGTTTGTACTAAGTCAAACTTGAcaaattttgaccaaatttataaaaCGAAATAATAACATTCACAATACCTAATTTATTTCATTAAATCCACCATGAAGTATATGTTGATAATGCATATGTTAGATAGTAtagttgctatatttttctgtagatttgatcaaagttagataagtttgacTTAGCATAAACCTAAtacgatatgtaaataaaaacagagagATTACTTGGCAACTTCGACTTACAGTGCAAAGTTTGACTTTTACTTTTCACTCATATTTATTGTTAAGCACTTTCAAACATGCAAAGTACCTCAAATATGTTTAATAAAAAATACAATGATACTTTTAGTGCTCTAGTTAAATAGATACTTTTTCAAAATAATTAGCATGGATGGAAAAGGTTAAAATTGACAAGTGAACCGAGGTTACTGAATGGCCAAACTAAAAGTGCTAGTTGCACGTCTACAAACTGAATCATATGTTACAAGCCAAggttttattcaaaaattgaTGCAAGCCAAGGCAGCAAATGTTTGGCTTCTGAAACCTGTTCTGTcgtaatatttcaaaaaaaaaaacctgttCTGTCGTCCATGCCAGTTGCCAGTTCCTCTACACACACTGCTTGCCGGTGAGGAGTTCCACGCGGTTAGCCGGGGCTCGACGCAACAATTACTGCTTGCTCGCGGCCAGTGGTCACCACGCGCTGTTAAAGGCCCGTTTAGTTTGCAAAAAAGTTGGCGAAAATTACTGTAGCacgttttgttgttatttgacaaataatatcaaattatgaattaattaggcttaaaaattcatctcgtgctaatcagttagactgtgtaattagttatttttttcaactatatttaatatttcatgcatgtgttgaaaGATTCGATGTGTCGAATAATgtaggaaaatttttgggaactaaacggcgcCTAAAACCCAGAGCCGGCTCGGCTACTCTTCCAACAGTGAGTGCCCTTCGTTTCACTTCACCACCTCACCTGAGCACCCGCCCGTGTCTCCCAGTGTCCCCCGTCCGGTCTCCTCGCACGCCAAACTCTGCGCGCCCGTGCGCTGCCAAGCCAGCAGCCTCGGCCAGGCGCGTGCCGTGAGCCccatgaggcggcggcggtgggcgcgcgccgcggccgcggtgtGCCTGGTCGTCGTGTTCGTGCTGCAGCTCGTCGCCGCGGGCGAGGggaggcgggcgccgccgctgccgccggagcgcgcgcgcgcccacgcTCACAGGGGGAGCGGGCTGCCGCCGTCCACGGGCAGTGCGTCGTCGCTGCCCGTGCGCCACggtgaggccgccgccggcgcgttcgTCGGCTTCAATGCCGCTGGCGCCCGGTGCAAGAGCGGCGGCCGGAAAGCAGCCGGACGActggctcctgctgctgctgctgctgctgcgtgcgctgaggaggacgacgacgacaagcgGCGCATTCCGACGGGTCCCAACCCTCTCCACAACAGATGATCGCGCGACGGGGCACAAGAAATCGGTGTCCATAGAAGAGTCTACCAAGCAACAAGTtctcagcttttttttttttttgaggtaaGCAACAAGTTCTCAGCTGTTCAGGGGGGAAAGCAACATGCACAGCCAGCCAGCAGCAGGCATGCATTGAATTGAAGCTCTGGCCGTCTTTTGGTACTCATGAATTCATCTCCTGTTCTCCTGCTGCTGTTCATCATGAACATGAACACGGACTAGATAAGTAGATAGCGATCTAGTAGCTCAGTTCAACagtgaattttttttggatgcTTAGATTCTTCTATCCATTTCTTCTTTTTCGAGCTTTTGTCTGCCAGCACCCGCTGTATATTCTGCCTAGCTGTTGGTCTCTTGTTCTGTCAGAAAACAAGAATTGCTGGGCTCAGCTCCCTCCCAGCTTTCCTCCGCGAGGCGTTTGTTCCGACCCTGGAAATGGAAGATTCTTCTGTTCATCATATCTGAATTGCTTctctggctgtgtttagttctgcGAAAAATTCCCAACATTTTTCATTGACGCATCACATCGTCTTACGATATATGCATgtagtattaaatgtagttaaaaaatataactaattatatagtttagtTGTAAAtaacgagacgaattttttgagactaattactctATAGTtggataataattatcaaataaaaccgaaacgtgctacagtcCGGCACAAAAGCTTCACAAGGCACACGatcctctcttcctctctctgaaCCCAAAGATTTCCAGAGATCCTACGAGTATCAAATCTCGTGTAGGGCCTGCATGTGTTATCATGGCAGAAAAGGGATTTACTTACCAGAGGGTGGAAATACTCATTTTCaatggtgtgagaaaaaaaagaatttttAATTACTAGTTACTCAGATAACACTGTTCCAGCCAATCACCTGAGGTGCTCTCTCTTCGAACGGGCATGTGTTAATGCTCTTGTACCCTTTTGCCTGTCCTTGGTCTTGATCAGTATAGCACGCGtctgatgcttgaattgaaggcCACTCTGCACACGCCTTTCTCAGATTTAGTCCTGGCGCCAGTACAATTGCTGGACATGATAAAAGATGGCCAGCCAATCTGCCAATGTGtgtggccgtgtttagttcggtagggtgtaaacgcaaaaaaaaattgcgttTCGAATCTTTTcaatttgaagcactaaatgaagtttatttacaaaattttttgcacagatgagttgtaaatcgcgagacgaatctaatgatgctaattaatccatgattaattaataattagcggatggttactgtagtatcactgttgcaaatcatggattaagtaggctcattagattcgtctcgcgatttacagcccatccatgcaaaaagttttataaatagactttatttagtatttcaaattagcaagattttttttcaCTTTAATACGTTTACGACTTTTTTACGTTCACGgtgtggaactaaacacaccctgtaTCTCTGACTCTGAAGATTTATATGAATATGATCCCAGGAAAAAGGCTGTGGCAGTATACGGTGACCGCGGCTCCTGCAGTCCTGCTTCTAGGTGCAAATGCAATGAGTATGTAGGAGACGTGCTCCTCCATGGGattgttcttgcttcttggtCCAGAGCCAGAACCCCTTACTGCCAGCTCTTCAAAACTTGGTTGGGGATGCAGCGGTGGTCCAACAATCTCCAATCCGTTTGGTTCTTGGCAATAGCCCTTGGAGCCTTTCTGTGGCTGGCAGGGTGGCAGGGCAGTGAAGTTTTCTGCGTACACAAAGGCTGTCCCAGTTCATATCCTGATCTATATGTGGTACGAGTAAAGGCTTGTGCTCCTGGGCCGCAGCTGGTTCTTGTCCTATGGGAGACTGGGAGGGAAATGGCATGTGAACTTTGTAATAACCATCCAAAAGCATGTACCGGCCGTCTGGGGTTCATTGATCGGCTGCTGGAGATTGAGTGTTCCAATGCTCCTGAGATAGAGCTCACTCTGATACCACTGCATGATCATATGTAGCAAGTAGCAACGACAAGCAAACCCACCGTATCATCATCAACATGCACAGATTAAAAATGGATGTGAAGACAGCTTTCGCAGTGTAATAAACCAGAAGATAGAACAGCCATAGTATTATCCGCCAATGAAGCACTTCACGTGCTCAGTTGTAGCGAGATTACATCACTACATGGTAGAAGTTGTTTCTACCAATTGAAAGCCCACTGATAGTACATATAGGGTGGAAGTTGAGTACAGTCAACAAGGTAACCAGCCTTTCGAGTAGCCAATACGTTTACACCTTTCTGATAAGAAGAAACAGCCTCTGATCCAGCTGGAAGCTAGCTGCACTGGAACTATCACACCTAAGCAGCATCAGGAGGCCACCAAAAGAGGCATAGATCTCCCTGGAATGAGGGCATAGAGGTATTGAATATAAATAACAAACTGACTTAACTACGGAATCAACACTGGTAAACGTATGCCAATAACGTGCGCAGATCAGTCTACATTGCAATTTTGCCTACCAACATACATAGTGCTTACTGCTCAACAAGATGAATAAAGTTGGAGGTGTAACAATGCCATGCACTTCTGTTTCACAAAATAACGGCTTCAAGTAACTTAACTAAAGATATACTGCTTCAAGTTGAAAGTATAACCTACGCATCAAATTTGTCTAATTAAGACAGTTGctttaaatattttttcttcttcctttgggATAACTAGACTAAGCTTGCGATGATCTTCCATTTGTTTCAGACAGCTACACACAACGAACATCTAATGTGTCTAACCCATGAAGTTTGCATTGATCAACTGACATGATTCTTCAATAGACGCTCGCATGGCCACAAGCCAAGGCAGTATTTTATCCATAGAAATTTTGCTTTCAAACACAATGTAAACCAGTAAAGTAATTTCAtcttaaaacataaaagaacaACATTAATTGGTCAGACTACCTTAGCAAATTAACATTTAACAGGATTCAACAGACCATGTACCAGTACTTGTTAAGAATTGGCAAAAAATTAGACTTATCATAACTAAGAAATGATTGGTATCCTGCGAGGCTCTAACAGACTTATGTAATTCACAGGGCAGATCTAAAAAAATTACCATTACGGATCAATCATAAGAAAGAAATGATTTGTATCCTCAGAGGCTCTAACAGATTTATGTAATTCACAGGGCAGATCTAAAAAAATATCACGTGGGATCAATCATACATGTTCCAACTTATGTTGAGGATCATTTCAGTCACTTTTATTTAGTTATACAGGTTGTTAGTACTTAGATATTACAATGGTGTCTTAAGAAAACACACCCATAGGTCGCAATCATCTTTAGTGGTTCATACATATGAATTAGGACCCAGAAAAATGCACAGGAACAAGGAAACAAACCAGTGTCACAGTAAATGATGTAGCATCATATACACAGAACAATTATTACAAGTTCAGAGAAAGCATACACTTTAGTAGATGAGCTGGTGGAACTGTCTTCTGAGATCTTGTAAAGCTTTCCATGCATGACATAGTCAAACTTGTCAGCAAGTGTTTTCCTTCCAGCCTGAATGAAAGGAATGGCATCATATTATTTATCCAATAAAAATGAGCCTCAGGGAAGACAAGTCAATAGAAACAAAAAACATATCGTGGCACCTAGAACACATTCAGATCTGTATTCCCATAACAAAATTTTCACTATGGCAAGACCAAGTTATGAGAGAAATTAGGTGCGCTGTATCACCTGTGTGTAGTAGCCAGTGTCTGGTGTTCCATCCAGATTCAGAGTAGGAGCTAACACCATGTTGAACTTGTCACCGACACGCATCGGGTAAATCTCAGTAGCAATATCTAGTTGCATGTGCATCTGCTCATTATGAGCTTCGATGCGAGTGACtgcattaaaaaaaaacaatgttacATCAGCCCACATGTGCAGCAAGAGAAATATGAACAATCCTGTTACCAGCACTCAAAGGCCTGCATAACAAAGAGCGAAGTAAAGCAATCACTAACAACAATTTACAAGACACATTCACAGTTTCGGAACAGGAGGGAACATCGTGGGAGTCTAGATTACTGTGTAAAAGCCAGAGATAAATTACCTCTGTCAAACTTCTTGCCATCAGGATCGAGCCTGCTCACACTGAAGTTATCGTCCAAGAGGTACTCAACCATTTCCCCTGTACATGATGGATAGCACTCGTTTTATTAAATGATACAAGCCGAAATAGCCTAGCAGCAACACGAATTAAGTTCACAAATCGCAACAATAAAGCACAGAAGTTCAACATAGGCAAATAGCAGTCTCCTGGAGTTCTATTACATAACATGGCAGTCCCAAACTTACGAAACTACACTAATAAGAGCATGATAGCAATAAAGTGCCGCTTGCAACCCAGGCTTCTTCTCCACCCCGATTTTGTTCATTCTTCCACATCCACGGGACCGAAAAACAAAGCGTTGGTGTCTGTAGAGGATGCAGAAGTTACACCAACGCTAGCA
Proteins encoded:
- the LOC120670305 gene encoding uncharacterized protein LOC120670305, translating into MRRRRWARAAAAVCLVVVFVLQLVAAGEGRRAPPLPPERARAHAHRGSGLPPSTGSASSLPVRHGEAAAGAFVGFNAAGARCKSGGRKAAGRLAPAAAAAAACAEEDDDDKRRIPTGPNPLHNR
- the LOC120668645 gene encoding DNA-directed RNA polymerases II and V subunit 8A-like, translated to MVEYLLDDNFSVSRLDPDGKKFDRVTRIEAHNEQMHMQLDIATEIYPMRVGDKFNMVLAPTLNLDGTPDTGYYTQAGRKTLADKFDYVMHGKLYKISEDSSTSSSTKVEIYASFGGLLMLLRCDSSSAASFQLDQRLFLLIRKV